One Vallitalea pronyensis genomic region harbors:
- a CDS encoding flavodoxin family protein, whose protein sequence is MNQGKVLIIYYSLTGNTKLMAEEIAKITGGDVLQLKPKNSDVKPKGFMKFVWGGRQVKMGSMPELMPYDDNFDQYETIILGTPVWASRYVPVFHTFLSEQKIKNKKIAMFCCQAGGSDGKTFGKMKGMLEGNDFIGEIALQDPQKKGLETAYERIRSWIGDILA, encoded by the coding sequence ATGAATCAAGGTAAAGTACTTATCATTTATTATTCGTTAACAGGCAATACAAAATTAATGGCTGAAGAGATAGCAAAAATTACCGGAGGTGATGTATTACAATTGAAGCCTAAGAACAGCGATGTGAAGCCAAAGGGTTTTATGAAGTTTGTATGGGGTGGAAGACAAGTCAAGATGGGGAGTATGCCAGAATTGATGCCCTATGATGATAACTTTGACCAATATGAAACAATCATTTTAGGCACACCCGTATGGGCAAGTCGTTATGTGCCTGTTTTTCACACTTTCTTATCGGAACAAAAGATAAAAAATAAAAAGATTGCGATGTTTTGTTGCCAGGCAGGTGGTAGTGATGGAAAGACTTTTGGTAAGATGAAGGGAATGTTAGAAGGCAATGATTTTATAGGTGAAATAGCCCTGCAAGATCCTCAAAAGAAGGGTTTAGAAACAGCTTATGAGAGAATAAGGTCTTGGATTGGGGATATATTAGCTTAG
- a CDS encoding cupin domain-containing protein — MIEKVYNYTKEATDLFEKIIEREDMRLNHVIIQPDKYFPKHPTDAEVCIIIIKGHLDITLANQEKMTYNSGQVVEVPKGIPSILGNGSQEPVELFVIKR; from the coding sequence ATGATTGAAAAAGTATACAACTACACAAAAGAAGCTACAGATTTATTTGAAAAGATTATTGAGCGAGAGGACATGCGCCTCAACCATGTGATTATTCAGCCAGATAAATATTTCCCAAAACACCCAACAGATGCTGAGGTATGTATCATTATTATAAAAGGTCATTTAGATATAACACTAGCCAATCAGGAAAAAATGACCTACAACTCAGGACAGGTTGTGGAGGTACCCAAAGGTATTCCCTCCATTCTGGGAAATGGTTCCCAAGAACCTGTAGAGTTATTTGTTATTAAACGCTAA
- a CDS encoding amidohydrolase, translating into MKHTLIQNGYIITMNPNKDVYAKADILIEDDHIKEIGHVDRSQISPDADILDAAGKIVMPGLVNTHVHLSQQLARGLADDVDLLTWLRERIWPYESEMTLEDSYISSLACCTELIRSGVTCFAEAGGQEVDGMGRAVTEAGLRGILCRSTMDQGEGLPTKWQESTDTSLDKQIALYNKWHNQAEGRIRYWFGIRTMFNASDELMVRTKELADKYHVGIHMHVAEIEEEIRFAKASRGASTVEHLANLGILDRNLLAVHTVWLTDREIDFFKLYDVKVSHNPGAAMKVVLGFARIPEMLQKGIPVSIGTDGAPSNNRMDMMDEMYLTSLIHKGRTLDPKVVPAEQVMEMATMNGAKSLLWDDEIGSLEVNKKADLIILDPHAIGSIPLHDPVANVVYGMHASNVTYSMCNGKWLMKEKQLMTIDEEKVLYDARKHGDEIVKRAGITLPHRMKPCE; encoded by the coding sequence ATGAAACATACGCTGATACAAAATGGTTATATCATAACCATGAATCCTAACAAGGATGTTTATGCAAAAGCAGATATACTCATTGAAGATGATCATATTAAAGAAATTGGTCATGTGGATAGAAGTCAGATAAGCCCAGATGCTGATATACTGGATGCAGCAGGTAAAATTGTCATGCCTGGACTTGTGAATACCCATGTTCATTTATCACAGCAGTTAGCAAGGGGCTTAGCTGATGATGTGGACCTTTTAACCTGGTTAAGAGAACGTATTTGGCCTTATGAAAGTGAAATGACCCTAGAGGATTCCTATATATCTTCTTTAGCTTGCTGCACAGAGCTCATTCGTTCTGGTGTTACATGTTTTGCAGAAGCTGGTGGTCAAGAAGTAGATGGTATGGGAAGGGCAGTTACTGAAGCAGGGCTGAGAGGTATTCTTTGTCGTTCAACCATGGACCAAGGTGAAGGTTTACCCACAAAATGGCAGGAATCCACGGATACAAGTTTGGATAAACAGATTGCTTTGTATAACAAATGGCACAACCAGGCGGAAGGACGTATCCGTTATTGGTTTGGTATTCGGACCATGTTTAATGCCAGTGATGAACTGATGGTCAGAACCAAGGAACTGGCAGATAAGTATCATGTAGGCATTCATATGCATGTGGCAGAAATAGAAGAGGAGATTCGGTTTGCAAAAGCCTCAAGAGGGGCTAGTACCGTGGAACATTTGGCGAATCTCGGCATTCTAGATCGTAATTTATTAGCTGTTCACACCGTATGGCTTACAGATCGGGAGATTGACTTCTTTAAACTGTACGATGTAAAAGTATCCCATAATCCAGGTGCCGCGATGAAGGTTGTATTAGGTTTTGCACGCATTCCAGAAATGCTGCAAAAAGGGATACCTGTATCCATTGGTACAGATGGTGCGCCTTCTAATAACCGAATGGATATGATGGATGAGATGTATCTCACCTCATTGATTCACAAAGGCAGAACCCTTGACCCCAAGGTAGTACCTGCTGAACAGGTCATGGAGATGGCCACCATGAATGGTGCCAAATCCCTTCTATGGGATGATGAAATAGGTAGTCTAGAAGTCAATAAAAAAGCAGATTTAATTATACTTGACCCTCATGCCATTGGTTCCATACCCCTTCATGACCCTGTTGCCAACGTGGTATATGGTATGCATGCATCCAATGTCACCTATTCCATGTGTAACGGTAAATGGTTAATGAAAGAGAAGCAGTTAATGACCATCGATGAAGAAAAAGTGTTATATGATGCAAGAAAACATGGGGATGAGATTGTGAAGCGAGCAGGCATTACATTACCCCATCGTATGAAACCATGTGAATAA